One Amorphoplanes digitatis genomic window carries:
- a CDS encoding DUF3349 domain-containing protein, with translation MTDLRTNFMTRAVEWLRAGYPAGIPRQDYVALLGVLRRRMTEDEVRQIAVDLADQSVLAGDDPISTEDIEQMISASLLQEATPEDVVRVSARLATGGWPLVDPPTAE, from the coding sequence ATGACCGATCTGCGTACCAACTTCATGACCCGTGCCGTCGAGTGGCTGCGGGCCGGCTATCCGGCGGGCATCCCGCGCCAGGACTACGTCGCGCTGCTCGGCGTGCTGCGGCGCCGGATGACCGAGGACGAGGTCCGGCAGATCGCGGTCGACCTCGCGGACCAGTCGGTGCTGGCCGGCGACGACCCGATCAGCACCGAGGACATCGAGCAGATGATCAGCGCGTCGCTGCTCCAGGAGGCCACCCCGGAGGACGTGGTCCGGGTCTCGGCCCGGCTCGCCACCGGCGGCTGGCCGCTGGTGGACCCGCCCACCGCCGAGTGA
- a CDS encoding DUF1801 domain-containing protein: MSGPKTVRTGASVGDFLAAVPDPKRRADAQAVCALMAQATGVAPEMWGPAIVGFGTYHYRYASGQEGDWPPVGLSPRKSAMTIYISAGFEQEILDRLGPYRLGRSCLYLRRLADVDLDVLRELVADGFRKLDGKTLAP, translated from the coding sequence ATGTCCGGCCCCAAGACGGTACGGACCGGCGCCAGTGTCGGCGACTTCCTGGCCGCCGTGCCGGACCCGAAGCGCCGCGCGGACGCCCAGGCCGTCTGCGCGCTGATGGCGCAGGCCACCGGGGTGGCGCCGGAGATGTGGGGCCCCGCCATCGTGGGCTTCGGCACCTACCACTACCGGTACGCCTCCGGGCAGGAGGGCGACTGGCCGCCGGTGGGGCTCTCGCCGCGCAAGAGCGCCATGACGATCTACATCTCGGCCGGCTTCGAGCAGGAGATCCTCGACCGGCTCGGGCCGTATCGCCTCGGCAGGTCGTGCCTGTACCTCAGGCGGCTCGCGGACGTCGACCTCGACGTGCTCCGCGAGCTGGTCGCGGACGGTTTCCGCAAGCTGGACGGCAAGACACTGGCGCCCTGA